The genomic segment ATATTTGCCTGGGCCCTGTCTTCTTCAGGATATCAACTGagcattttaaatgaatttaaagttAGCAAAGCGTAACCTCTGCTAGGCGCATGCGTTCCTTCCTTTTCCCACGGTAGGAAAAAAGACACCGTCTTCTCCCCACCCTCGCTTTGCAGCTCTTTTGGCCCCGACGACTCGCCGTCGCCCGTGGGGAGGTGTTCACTGGTTGCAGTGATGGCGGCTGGGACCCCAGATTCGCAAGCGCGATTCGGTCAGTCCGTGAAGGGGCTTCTCACAGAGAAGGTGAACACCTGTGGTACTGACGTGATCGCGCTCACCAAGCAGGTGCTGAAGGGCTCCCGGAGCTCCGAGGTGAGCTGGGAGTGGACTCTCCGGGCCTAATATCCTGGCACTCTCCTGTCTTTCTTGCGGTGGGAAGGGGGTCGCGTTGCATCCTGGGAATTGTAGTCCATGAGTTGATGGCCGAGAGGAGAGCTTGTTCACGGAGGACGCGTGTTGCATTCTGGGATGTGTAGTTTCTGTAGGTAGGAGTAGCGGTCCTACGAGCTACGAGGTCCTACGagggagtgggatggggaagaaaCGAAATGATGGGAATCTGTGACTTAAAGCAGAGATTGCCGCAGACAGCAGGTGAGATAGTGGTCCAAACGAATTCCTCATTTGTTTCTCAGGGTTGTCTCTACTGAAGATATGTCCCTTTCAGCCCCTAAATTCTGCGTGGTTTTGCCCTCAACATCCCAGATTCCTCCCACACTTCTCTGCATTATCTGTCCACGGATTTATTATTTGATGACTTGTCTTTCTGGCCACATTCTTGGTCTCTTGTTTCTTAGACTAGCTTTCTTCTTTGCCCTGATTTCCCCCATCATTCTCTGACAGGTTCTATGAATGAAATTATTTGATGGCTTTTCACACTAGCAAGCTTTACATATGTATACTgtctctctctcaaaaaaaaaaaaaaccctaaccaTTGTACCCCTAGATATTCACCTagatgaaatgaaaatacatgccCACACAAAGACGTGTACAAGTTCATAGCACGTTTCATCCATAATAGCaccaaattggaaacaacccaaatgcccattgacaggtgactggacaaACAAAATGGGTCTAATGACCCAGCCATTCAACGCCTATGTTTTCACTCAGGAGAAAGGAAGACGTGTCCATCATTTTGTTACATAAACCACCATGCACATAACATATCATCTAAGATGTCCAGGTTTAGTTTCTTTAAAGTGGGAAACGTCTTGACTACACTTGTAAAACAATCTAGGTACAGTCTTTAGATTTCTATGACTTTCCCCTATAGGCTATTTTCTTACTCATAATTAACTCAATAGCAGTGTATCTTAGCTAGTCATTTTCaacaagtatctttgattttcAACTTAGTTTTCATAAGAATaacaactctctctctctcccactctttaTTTTTACTCATATTTCATCAGTTTCTACATTATTTCATTAAGTTGTGTAGTTGTAGTAGCAAACATAGTATGTCCACAAGTCTTTAGACTTGTTtaggaatgttcatagcagctttattcatattaCTTTAGGGTCCAGTAGAATTGCCTTTACAAAATGAGCTTTCATGTTATGTCCTTAGCTTTTATTGATAGTGGCTACAAGAAACAACTATATGAAGAAAGTATTTGCATTTACCATGATACTATTGTTGAAGTCACTGATCTGGCAATCCCAAATGTGCTTTGTACGAGGTGCCCACATGGTATACTCATTTTAGGATTCAGTGTCAGAGGAAAATTTATCTATTTTGAAGAATTGTTATGTTGCCTTTTACCAAATAAGCATTATGCAACTTACTGCTTTTCACTTTTTGCCTTGGTTGCACAGAAGTTTCTATGTCAGTTTTAGTGGTAAACATACCtacttccttctccttttcatGAGTCttagattctttttctgttttttttttaaatgtgtgtgtgtgtgtgtgtgtgtacacatgtagtAGTTTTGGATAGATTGCCATGAATCTTTTTGAGGGAAAATAaggtataaatatgtaaatttcagaaaataatgGTGTTTGTAGTTAACTACCCGTGTGTGTTGAACATCCATAATCATCATAATAAATtaactgagcatctactatgtgctggaCACTGCTATGTTTTATGTAGTTTAATTCATTAAGTCTTTACAATCACTAATAACGGAGGTACTTTTCTTATAGAGAAGAATttcacttgtccaaggtcacaccgTAGCTTGGTGGGGTAGAGCTAGGATTGAAACCTAGGAAGACCAGTTCTAGGCCCACACTCTTCGATGCCATTTCTCATGGCCACTGGCTGGATTAAGTGGCCAAAAAGCCACAGTGCCATCATTGACTGCCCTAATGTGGCTTGCTCCTTCCTGTTCCTCCTCCTCGTTTATTTTTCGCATGGGCTCTTTCTGTAGCAGATTTAGATAGGGTGCTCAGTAAGTTGTATGGATTGAGTTAAGCCGAAACCATTCCAACTTTCTGGGATAGAGTTGACACATTTCTCAAATCTGAGCTTTGTCTTTTTACTGGATCTCTTATACGGCACTTATCACATACCACATTGCATTTTTCTAAATTACCTATGGATTTTTGTCATCTCCTTTACTAAGCTATGAGGTTAATGGAGCTTCTTACTGATTTTCAACCCTTCTTAGCCCCTAGAGCATTGCATCTTTTGTCAGCAGTTTCCACATAGCTATTTTGTTTGAGTAACTGACAATCCCCATGTGTAAAACACTCATTCTGGACCATCTGCGTaacgaatatttattgagtgtctgctgtgtgccaggaactgttctagGTACAAAGGGGAGGGTGGTGAACAAAACTAAGTCCCTGTACTTAGAAAGCTTCCATTTTAgtgaagagacagacagacaaatgaaGCACACAAAAAATCAGGTGGTAGAAAATGCTatgaagaagaataaagctggGAAGACAGAGTACCCCaaatagggtggtcagggaagggctctctgaggaggtgacgttTGAGCAGACACTTGAATGAAGTGAGGGAGCAAGCCATATGGACATCTGGAGGCAGAGGATTCCAAGTCAAGGGTGTGGCAAATGCAAAGGCCTTGAGATGGAAATGTGTGTAAGGTATGCAGGGAGGCCAGTATGGCCGGAGCACAAAGTGCAGAAATCATACGAACTTGTGTCCACGGCACACTGAATGCTTGTGGCTAATACTTTCCTCTCACGCGTGCCTGCGCTGCTGCGCCTCCAGCTGAACTGTGTGCTTGGTAAgggtttgttgtgtttttttcctaaacCTGGGTAAAGCACTTGTGCTTGATATTGCAACTGCATTGTTTCATGAAACAATATGGAAAAGGATGAAAGATGAGCGCAGAAGAAAAGAGGGTTGCTGTTGCTGGGAAAACTATGTTGAAAATCAGAAATAACTGTTGAAGATAAGTACTAAGAAAAACTGATATTAAGCTAATTATAAGTAAGACAGTGGGAAAAGCCTGGCAGGGAAGTCTTAACAGACTCAGCATTCAGATCATTTTACAGGTGTATTCAAGATGTTATTCCATTTTTAAGGAACTGAAACTGGACATCTTAGATGATATGTGTGTGGTTGGCTGatataaaaaaaatgatgcaCAACGCCAGTGAATACATCTGTCGCCAAAGAAGAGGCCTTGGCCCCACATTACGACGGCCCTTGCATTCCAGGCAGTCACAAGTTCCAAAGTTCCATCAAGTTTATCTTCTGAATGCCTCTCAActctcctctccacccacccctgctgccCTTTTTCTTTTACTGCCACTGCTATGGTTTAGGTCACTCCTGTTGCTTGGCTACAGTACTGCAGTGTTCTCCTAATCGATCTGCCTGCTTTTAGTCCCCCATTTAGACCATTCTGCTTACCACACTTCTAAAACAGTAAATCTCATCACGCACTTTTTTGTAAAATAACACTTCAAAATTCTAAACAACAGCCTTTGGTCTCAGCTTAGAGGTCACTTctttcaggaagccttccctgagcaTCTACGCTGTATAAGTTAGACACCCCCGCCCCTCCGCTTCCAGGGCATTCAGCACTTCCCTGTCAGCACTTACCACAAGGTACTGCAGTGCCTTTGTCCTCTTTCTAATTCCAGATTCTGAGCCCTGTAAGACCAGGGCTGTGTCTCTTACTGGCATATCGAAAgcacttaaatatttgttgaacaaatgaggaagattctattagaacccttTCTTTCCGTCATCAGTTTGTCAGTCACCATCCCCTACCGACTGGAGTTTGGAGTTCGCCATCTAAAAGTGGCCACAAGGAGGGAACAGGAACTCTCATACagggtgggaatgcaaaatagtatAACCTTAATGGAAGGGAATTTGACAATACGTAGCAAAATGAAAATcctttgatccagcaatcacaaTCAAGATTCTGAGTCTCTCCCAGAGAAatgctggcaaaaaaaaaaaaaatacaaagatttgtAAGGTATTTTTGTAGCACCACTTGTAATAGCAAAAGACTGGGACCAGCCCCAGAGTCTTTGGCAGAGCACTGGTTGAACAACCTCATGGGACATCTGTCCAGTGGAAGGCTCAGCATCTGTAAAAGAACGACCTGGAGATTCAGTATGTATTGCTGCAGAGCTGTCTCAGTGtgtattgttaagtgaaaatggcAGGGCGTGGAAGAGTGTACATAGGAGGTTACACTTTAAGTAAGGAGCGGGGTGCAGAGTATATACCTATGTCTGTTGTTTgataaagaaacaatggagtgCTAAGCCCCAgactaatgaaaatatttatgcatggggagagagaacagggaggggaagaggcaggaaggaaggtcttattttattgttttgcctTTAGAAGCACATagagttttattaattttcaaacttaaaaatagTAGGTAGGGGGttgagctcagtggtagagtgcatgcctgaaGTGCACGAGGTCCTAagttccatccccagtgcagttaagggaaaaaagaaaactaaatacaAGTTGCTCTGGGGGAAGGAATCTGAAGGCTGTCGCAGTGCTGGTGTTCCTGGTTGGTTTGAAGTCGTTGGTTCCCCTTTCACCAGAATCTGTCAGACCCAAGGGAACAGGGAAGGTTGGTGGGACGCACGTAACAGTGGCTCCCTTTCCGTGGCTGGGCTTAACATCTGCCAGGACTAGGTGCAACAGCAGGCCAGGAACCTTCGCTGACCTCTTCTCGCCTCTCAGCGCTGAGTCAGGTCTCCTGACCACAGGCCGCCCAGTGAAACGGAGCTCAGCCTCTCTCGTTCTCAGGGTGAGCTCACTAAATCCGCTTCCGCGTTTCTCCGTTCTTCTCTCTCCCCCAGCTCCATCTGGCCATCCTTCGCAAGCTGGTTTCCCACTCTCAGTCCAAGCTCCTTCGCAGGCCTTTTTTCCCCGACTCTGTCTCTCATTCCATTTCTAAGTAGCTACATTCCTCCTGTCCTTCAAAATCCTGTCCCAACTCCCACTCTCTCATGCCTCTCACACCACCCCAAGTCTCAAATTTGCCTTTAAAGAGTCAGAAGTTAGGTTCTCCCCAGGCTTGTGGagccagaggttttttttttttttttttttgggcagACTTTCCCTCTCAGCACTTGATTGATACTAAGCTTAGCAGTTCAGGAGCCCTTGATTTCTCAGACAGTTGCCCTCAGAACAGATGTCGAGCCCATGCTTGAACAGCCATAGTGACCATAAAATGGATTTTCAACAGGAACAAATGGGAAATTATACTCCATTCCATTCAGAGGGTTTGTATTTGTATGGGTTGGGAAAgttggaggaggggggagggtggtGGTATAATAGCAGAAGAGAGGAGATTACAGGCAGTTGGGAGATTTTGATTATtaccattttctttttatcttccaGCTGCTAGGTCAGGCAGCTCGAAACATGGTACTACAGGAAGATGCCATCTTGCACTCAGAAGACGTAAGAAACAATTTCTGTTGTGATTTGGGTTTTATAAACGTAGTTTGTGTGGCTCCAGGGAAGTGAAatgttctatttctctttttgttttgtttttaatgcagaGTTTAagaaaaatggcaataataacaaCACATCTTCAATATCAGTGAGTACGCCCGTCCAGTGACTAACTGTTTAATTTGCTACAAAATCATTAAATCATTTCCTGCAGGCCGCTTCTTGTGGCCTTTGTGTTTCAGCACATTTCCCTGTGGAGGCAGGAGCTGGGAGTAAAGGTGGGGTTGGTCAAGGATGTGTTCCTTCTGGAAGAGATGCCTAAGACTGCAGAAGAAATTCGGGTAGGGGGTGCGATCAGAGCAGGGACCACCTTTCCCTGTGGAGGCAGGAGCTGGGAGTAAAGGTGGGGTTGGTCAAGGATGTGTTCCTTCTGGAAGAGATGCCTAAGACTGCAGAAGAAATTCGGGTAGGGGGTGCGATCAGAGCAGGGACCACCTTTTGTGAACCTCACTGTTAACTTGAGGGCCCCTCAGAGGGAGAGACTGCAAATCCCGTGAGGACAGGGCTTATGCCAGGACTGTGCTGGCATAGCGCTTGGCACCCAGTAGGCACTTAATCAGTATCTGCTGGCTGTCTGTGCCTGGGGTCTCTCCTGGAGTGTCTGCACCTTCCCTGGGGAATCACGTATAGCTGTGACGTGTATCTGACATTCTCACGTGTAACCCAGCCCTAGCTACGCTGAAATCATCTGGGAGATTTTGAAATATAGAGATTTGCTTCTCCATAGTTTTGGACAAAAATGATAATTTAATTAGCTTTTCCTcttatttcattttgctttttattttatgtagttGATATTATACTTATGTACCTATTAAGAATATCTGATTGAAAATTTAACTcttgatatttaaataaataaatgtccatTCTTTGGGTGTGTACCTAACAGGTATGTGACCGTCTGACTCCACATACCCAGACTGAATTTGAGCCACGTGTGTAGTTTGCTGGACCACATCTCTCACTCTTACAGAGTATTATTACATTCTTAGGTTTAGAATCCATCTTTCTAGTAACTCTGCATGCAGATATTGTAGCACAGTCTTAGGATAGAATGGACAGAAATCTAAAATGTGACAAGCTAGAAATTTGTTCTGccgttatatgtatatatggccATAACTTCTTCTTCACTGATTTCCttatgtttattttcctctttccttttctgatttagGCAAGAAGCTATTCAGAAGAAGTAAGTAACCCCAAAGGTAGAGGAGTTGGGGGCCAACTGTAGCAGGGTGGGGGAAATTATACTGCTGGGCCTTGGATCAGTATACAACTCTGGTTGACATATGTCCTTATATTGACCTATGCTCTAGGATAGCTCATTGGGGATACAAGGAATATTTCAAAGGCATACCATAAGTCAATTCACTGCTAGTAAAGGCTTTCTAAAAGTTATAGGGTGTAGAAACCAACCTTAAGGGATAGAAAACCTTTCACGTTGGTATTATTCATCAAGTAGAGTAAACATACTAAAGTCATTAAGcagccttgtttttttttaagtggattaAATCTGTCCCTTGAAATATTGTTTACAGTACTGATTTGCTTTACAAACCTTTTCTTCATAGTTTAAACATGTCTGGGGCCCTAGTGGACCCATATAAATTTTGATTTAGCGTCAACAGGACTATGCATATAATATGCTTTGTGCAAATAATTTGTATgagatgttatttatttatttatttattttgcatcaACTATATTTTCATTTGCAGTATCCAGCTATCTATTTTTCTAGAGAGAATATGTGAAATTGGACTTGCAGGGACAGTAAACCATTGCATACAAAGAATGTAGAGGATTACTCTTATCTCTTCACCTAACCATGAATTGACCCCACCAATAACCTCTACATTCAAAGCCAAAAGAAAGTATGATTACATAGAGGGTTGCTATGATAATGAGCTGTCATCAGTGCTCATTCCAGATaaactttttttctctattctaatttataGTGTTGAGCAGTCATCAAATCTACAGGACCAGTTGAATCATCTGTTGAAATAGAATGGCTTGTAAGAGGACAAAAGCACTTTTTTTGCCTGACACTGAGGAGGAAATATCTTACATAACCATTGTTCTGTGGGtttgattttccattttcttctccagAAGATAAATTAGAAAAGATCTGTGACAATGAACAGTTTCACATGAAAAGAAGCTAGGTGATTGAATTTTGGAAGCACTTCTTGAATCAAATGAACCCATGTTCTTCTGGAATTTTTAGTTGCTCTGTTAGTTTGATATTAAAGCAAAGTTAAAGCATATCTTAGTTTTTCCCATAGAACTTTAATATGTCAAAAGCCATATTGTCTAAATGTGTTTCTTAAGCAAATACAGAGTAATGTTTTAAATTCAGACATGGAGCTTCTATTGTGAACATATAAGAATGATTACtattctttttaaagacttttttcttttaatcagacAGTCGGGAGGTATTTTAATTTTGTGGTCACAGAATGGTGTAAGGTAATACCTGTTGTTTTCTATTCTTCTCTAGTAAGTAAgagaagatacttattttttgttgttgtagcaAATCCTTAAATGAAAATTTGGCAAATGGTATCATATCTGTCCAGCAGCAACCTCCTGCCTTGACCTTCATTCCTAGAGTTTCTTTGTTGTTGTAACTCTTGATTAACTGGCCTTGGGTTCATTTTGTAATTTTGCTAGTCATCAGCAAATTCACTTGTATGACATTATTGCCAAATGAGAACGCAGTTGAGTTACTGTGAGTGCTTTTGGTGTAGGGTCATGTGGTGTAGGTCATGGAGAAAACCTTACGTTTGCAGACGTTTACCTATGTTCATTGAATTTATCTTAATAAATGTCATTAACACTGTCTGTTGTTAAGTCTGAATGTCTTCACTTTGTTTGAATTTAAAATGAGACTCCATTCTGTTCTTAATTTACTAAGGTACTGTGAGAAAGCTGACATAAGAAAATGAtgtttttactgaaaaaaaaaggcaagtatAAGTTCAGTTTAATTCAAATTGTTTATCATCACATTGACTAATCATATAAGACTGTATTTATTCCTCATTATTTATATGCACATTAACTTAAGGTAAAAACAAATTAGGTATGAAGGAATTCACTTATGCATTCATTCTATAAACATTTATTACAATTAGTAAATGCAAACAGGCTCAATTTACCTTAAAAAAGAAGAGTTGCAAACTTACAGCAAACGTCATACTGGGGGTAAAATGTTAGATGCGTTATCCGAGAATGTTACTATCAGAGTTTCTACTCAGCATTTTGCTGGAAGCCATGCCTAATGCAGAAATTATAGGTAAATGTAACTGTTAGCAATGAAGAGACAAAATTGTTATCATACAGTAGGATTATCTACTTAGAAAATCCGAGgactgattaaaagaaaaaagtcaccagtttagaaaacaaaacaaagttcaacCATCCAAGTATATAAGaagtaaagaaatatttaagatgaaaaaaaattaaaggtacagtctatgttttcttcatcatgctgaacaaataataaagaagcagTCATTACTTACGTTACATCTGATAAAATAAGTTTCACAGTCAAAATTTTAATGGTAAATAAAGatgaaatttatattaaaaaatgaaaacctagTAGTACTTACTAGTCATTTTAAAGCACGTAATGCCAAAATACTTGAAAGAAAAGTAGGCAGAAATGTGAGAACAGGCAGAAATGTATACATAATTTGAAAGTTTATTTCTTATAGAAATAGGTATAGAATTAAATGGTGATCAAACACatggaaacaaaaaaatacttctttaagTAATGTCTGGGTTATAGAGGACATGTTGGaggataatttcaaaataatgaaaattcaAATTCTGTGCAAGCAAATTTATGTGATGATAAACagtactataaagaaaaaaacctctgtATTGGGGATAAGATTGGaaatacatgttttctttttttaagggatttgtggttagaatttagaaagagaacaaaagaaatcaaaatgaaataaaaaaaaccaagcaTGAAtgacaaaaatttgaaaaatatatgaaaccaTTAATTGTTTCTTATAGATTAAGTTGGTAAAGTGTCAGCTCAGTTGTAAAAGTACAATTAGTAAATTTATAATTGGAGATATATGAAATAGGTCAATTAGATTTGAAAGGAGTTATCTGTCAGCTTGATGCTAAAAACTTAATTACCAGTATCAAAATGTCTGTCTTCTTATAGAGATATATTATATAACTGacatttaaaagagaatatgTCCAGTCTGGTTATGAGAAATTTATTTAATCCACAGATTGTCAAAAATAACCAATTAAAATGTCATTTGCTTGTGATGGCTTTCCTGAGACTTTTCCATACTACCAAAGGACAAATCCAAAGTATATACATCCAAATACATTCCAAAGTACAGATGACAATAGCAGGATACCCAATTCATTTGCTGAAGCAAAtggaatttttcattaaaaaaattaaaaagcaaggtAACATAAAGAAATTTAGGAGATTTTTGtttatgaacatagatgcaaaaatcctaataaaatctcagaaaaattgattagagaaatacttggaagaatttctaaaataattccAGAATTACAAAGTTGATTTAACTGCTGCAAAACACATTACATTAATAACAAACAATAAAATCATGTATCACTGTAATATGCACCAAAAaggcatttgaaaaaattcaatttctatttctaattaaaacttataaaaaaatctttttagaagTATGCTTTAGAAGAAAGAATCATAAGACCTCAGAATATTAGAGCTATATGGGGCCATACAAGTGATTAAATTCTGGCCCcatgttttacagatgaaaaagcaCAGCTAGGGAGATTAAATGACTTACCTGAGGTCACTGAGCTTGACGGTAGGTCTTTTGACTACTGGTCGAGCTCGTTGTTATCCGTTACTTTccttaaaaatggaaacaagGGTGCTATCATTTCGAgtatttaatattatataaaggAAAGGATCTTGGAAGTAATGAATCCAATCCATTTACCCCTGCTAGGCCATCTCTGGTAAGTCCAACAAGCTGGTTGTCTAGCTTCTGCTTGAATGCTTCTAATGTTTGGAGAATCCTTTACTTAGTGATGTTGGCCATTTTGGAAGGCTCTACTTCTTGAAAGATGGTTCTGTGTACTGAATCAAAATCTGCCTTTCTGGACCATCCTGGAATTGTCAGACCAGTAGCTTCCACGGTAGGATGTGCACAAGGCCATCCTTGGAGGTAaggagagaaaataggaaaatatctATGTATGcttattttttatcttaaaaagagaaaatcagcTTTTGCTCATATTTAAAATATGGCTTGATATGAGACTATGTGACATACCTATCATTAAGCAGGGgtgatattaaaaatgaaaaaagctgtGGCTGAGGCATTAACCAATCAGAGTGAATGATGGTCAAAAGCAGTTTTGTCCAAAACCAGCTCTGCACACTAGGTAGCTGAGGGGAAACTGGAAATAACTCAATTTAAGTTGATGGTGGTTTGCTGCATTGCAGTTTTATCTGTGTGTGGTTAAGTGAATTTAAGGCTTATCAAATAATTCTT from the Vicugna pacos chromosome 11, VicPac4, whole genome shotgun sequence genome contains:
- the BORCS7 gene encoding BLOC-1-related complex subunit 7, producing MAAGTPDSQARFGQSVKGLLTEKVNTCGTDVIALTKQVLKGSRSSELLGQAARNMVLQEDAILHSEDSLRKMAIITTHLQYQQEAIQKNVEQSSNLQDQLNHLLK